In Oncorhynchus clarkii lewisi isolate Uvic-CL-2024 chromosome 2, UVic_Ocla_1.0, whole genome shotgun sequence, one DNA window encodes the following:
- the LOC139380586 gene encoding bolA-like protein 1, whose translation MLPSVLRCASPISTTLAFTRPLAHFRPHMAPDPNRPVEGAIRTKLTQQLEPEHLEVHNESHMHAVPPGSESHFRVLVVSPRFDGLSLLQRHRLVNETLAEELKSCVHALAIQAKTPLQWGSNPSIAKSPPCMGGSKGDHTVEEKFKAGRD comes from the coding sequence ATGCTGCCCAGTGTTCTCCGCTGTGCCAGTCCAATCTCCACCACCCTCGCCTTCACCAGGCCCTTAGCCCACTTCAGACCCCACATGGCTCCTGATCCCAACCGGCCCGTGGAGGGGGCCATACGGACCAAGCTCACCCAGCAGTTGGAGCCAGAACACCTGGAAGTCCACAATGAGAGCCACATGCACGCCGTGCCCCCTGGATCCGAGTCCCACTTCAGAGTCCTGGTGGTCAGCCCACGCTTCGACGGCCTCTCCCTGCTACAGCGCCACCGCCTTGTCAACGAGACCCTAGCCGAGGAGCTGAAGAGCTGTGTCCACGCGCTGGCCATCCAGGCCAAGACACCCCTGCAGTGGGGCAGCAACCCCAGCATAGCCAAGAGCCCACCCTGCATGGGAGGATCCAAGGGGGACCACACGGTGGAGGAGAAATTCAAGGCTGGACGGGACTGA